In the genome of Neodiprion pinetum isolate iyNeoPine1 chromosome 2, iyNeoPine1.2, whole genome shotgun sequence, one region contains:
- the LOC124212594 gene encoding casein kinase I isoform X10, with translation MELRVGNKYRLGRKIGSGSFGDIYLGTNISTGEEVAIKLECIKTRHPQLHIESKFYKMMQGGVGIPTIKWCGSEGDYNVMVMELLGPSLEDLFNFCSRKFSLKTVLLLADQLISRTDYIHSRNFIHRDIKPDNFLMGLGKKGNLVYIIDFGLAKKYRDGRTHMHIPYRENKNLTGTARYASINTHLGIEQSRRDDLESLGYVLMYFNRGSLPWQGLKAATKRQKYERISEKKMSTPIEELCKGYPAEFSTYLRYCRQLRFEERPDYSYLRQLFRTLFHSQGFTYDYVFDWNMLKFGNARQPAQPSAQQPPSHSQPTNVAPPSGTNNDQEHRSSSRPYTRQCLANALGLGPAGPTVGTSSRRQKHETMDARGDQDNQDKSDLQAGAGGQERRVSMRLHRSNAAAAAGEMQPKSK, from the exons atggaGCTACGCGTAGGGAACAAGTATAGGCTCGGGCGGAAAATCGGGAGCGGTTCCTTCGGTGATATTTATCTAG GGACGAACATTTCCACGGGTGAGGAAGTCGCCATAAAGCTAGAATGCATAAAAACAAGGCATCCCCAGCTCCATATAGAgtcgaaattttacaaaatgatGCAAGGTGGTG tTGGAATCCCCACAATAAAATGGTGCGGTTCGGAAGGTGACTATAATGTTATGGTGATGGAACTACTCGGCCCATCACTTGAAgatcttttcaatttttgctctcgaaaattttcgttaaaaactGTTCTACTACTCGCTGATCAATTG ATAAGCAGAACGGATTACATTCATAGTCGAAATTTCATCCACCGGGATATCAAACCTGACAATTTTCTCATGGGCTTGGGAAAGAAAGGAAATCTTGTATATATCATAGATTTCGGTCTGGCCAAAAAGTATCGAGATGGTCGGACGCACATGCACATACCTtatcgagaaaataaaaacctcACAGGAACTGCCAG atACGCAAGTATAAATACACATTTGGGAATTGAACAATCACGGAGAGATGATCTTGAATCGTTAGGTTATGTCCTGATGTATTTTAATCGGGGAAGTCTCCCTTGGCAGGGGCTTAAGGCAGCTACGAAGAGACAAAAATATGAACGTatctcagaaaaaaaaatgtctactCCTATAGAAGAGCTGTGCAAGGGTTATCCTG CCGAATTCTCAACGTATTTGAGGTACTGTAGGCAACTTCGTTTTGAAGAGCGACCGGATTACTCATACCTGCGTCAGTTATTTCGCACATTGTTTCATAGTCAGGGATTTACTTACGACTATGTTTTTGACTGGAACATGTTGAAGTTTGGTAACGCCAGGCAACCCGCACAGCCCTCGGCCCAACAGCCACCTAGCCACTCACAGCCCACTAATGTGGCACCTCCTAGTGGGACCAACAATGATCAGGAACATCGCTCAAG TTCCAGGCCTTATACACGACAATGTCTGGCAAATGCATTGGGTCTCGGTCCTGCGGGTCCAACAGTTGGCACTTCTAGTCGTCGCCAAAAACATGAGACGATGGACGCACGCGGTGATCAGGACAATCAGGACAAGAGCGACCTCCAAG CTGGGGCTGGTGGCCAAGAGCGAAGGGTCAGTATGCGGCTTCATCGAAGTAACGCTGCTGCAGCTGCCGGAGAAATGCAGCCCAAGTCCAA GTAA
- the LOC124212594 gene encoding casein kinase I isoform X8 → MELRVGNKYRLGRKIGSGSFGDIYLGTNISTGEEVAIKLECIKTRHPQLHIESKFYKMMQGGVGIPTIKWCGSEGDYNVMVMELLGPSLEDLFNFCSRKFSLKTVLLLADQLISRTDYIHSRNFIHRDIKPDNFLMGLGKKGNLVYIIDFGLAKKYRDGRTHMHIPYRENKNLTGTARYASINTHLGIEQSRRDDLESLGYVLMYFNRGSLPWQGLKAATKRQKYERISEKKMSTPIEELCKGYPAEFSTYLRYCRQLRFEERPDYSYLRQLFRTLFHSQGFTYDYVFDWNMLKFGNARQPAQPSAQQPPSHSQPTNVAPPSGTNNDQEHRSSSRPYTRQCLANALGLGPAGPTVGTSSRRQKHETMDARGDQDNQDKSDLQAAGAGGQERRVSMRLHRSNAAAAAGEMQPKSK, encoded by the exons atggaGCTACGCGTAGGGAACAAGTATAGGCTCGGGCGGAAAATCGGGAGCGGTTCCTTCGGTGATATTTATCTAG GGACGAACATTTCCACGGGTGAGGAAGTCGCCATAAAGCTAGAATGCATAAAAACAAGGCATCCCCAGCTCCATATAGAgtcgaaattttacaaaatgatGCAAGGTGGTG tTGGAATCCCCACAATAAAATGGTGCGGTTCGGAAGGTGACTATAATGTTATGGTGATGGAACTACTCGGCCCATCACTTGAAgatcttttcaatttttgctctcgaaaattttcgttaaaaactGTTCTACTACTCGCTGATCAATTG ATAAGCAGAACGGATTACATTCATAGTCGAAATTTCATCCACCGGGATATCAAACCTGACAATTTTCTCATGGGCTTGGGAAAGAAAGGAAATCTTGTATATATCATAGATTTCGGTCTGGCCAAAAAGTATCGAGATGGTCGGACGCACATGCACATACCTtatcgagaaaataaaaacctcACAGGAACTGCCAG atACGCAAGTATAAATACACATTTGGGAATTGAACAATCACGGAGAGATGATCTTGAATCGTTAGGTTATGTCCTGATGTATTTTAATCGGGGAAGTCTCCCTTGGCAGGGGCTTAAGGCAGCTACGAAGAGACAAAAATATGAACGTatctcagaaaaaaaaatgtctactCCTATAGAAGAGCTGTGCAAGGGTTATCCTG CCGAATTCTCAACGTATTTGAGGTACTGTAGGCAACTTCGTTTTGAAGAGCGACCGGATTACTCATACCTGCGTCAGTTATTTCGCACATTGTTTCATAGTCAGGGATTTACTTACGACTATGTTTTTGACTGGAACATGTTGAAGTTTGGTAACGCCAGGCAACCCGCACAGCCCTCGGCCCAACAGCCACCTAGCCACTCACAGCCCACTAATGTGGCACCTCCTAGTGGGACCAACAATGATCAGGAACATCGCTCAAG TTCCAGGCCTTATACACGACAATGTCTGGCAAATGCATTGGGTCTCGGTCCTGCGGGTCCAACAGTTGGCACTTCTAGTCGTCGCCAAAAACATGAGACGATGGACGCACGCGGTGATCAGGACAATCAGGACAAGAGCGACCTCCAAG CAGCTGGGGCTGGTGGCCAAGAGCGAAGGGTCAGTATGCGGCTTCATCGAAGTAACGCTGCTGCAGCTGCCGGAGAAATGCAGCCCAAGTCCAA GTAA
- the LOC124212594 gene encoding casein kinase I isoform X12: MELRVGNKYRLGRKIGSGSFGDIYLGTNISTGEEVAIKLECIKTRHPQLHIESKFYKMMQGGVGIPTIKWCGSEGDYNVMVMELLGPSLEDLFNFCSRKFSLKTVLLLADQLISRTDYIHSRNFIHRDIKPDNFLMGLGKKGNLVYIIDFGLAKKYRDGRTHMHIPYRENKNLTGTARYASINTHLGIEQSRRDDLESLGYVLMYFNRGSLPWQGLKAATKRQKYERISEKKMSTPIEELCKGYPAEFSTYLRYCRQLRFEERPDYSYLRQLFRTLFHSQGFTYDYVFDWNMLKFGNARQPAQPSAQQPPSHSQPTNVAPPSGTNNDQEHRSSSRPYTRQCLANALGLGPAGPTVGTSSRRQKHETMDARGDQDNQDKSDLQD, from the exons atggaGCTACGCGTAGGGAACAAGTATAGGCTCGGGCGGAAAATCGGGAGCGGTTCCTTCGGTGATATTTATCTAG GGACGAACATTTCCACGGGTGAGGAAGTCGCCATAAAGCTAGAATGCATAAAAACAAGGCATCCCCAGCTCCATATAGAgtcgaaattttacaaaatgatGCAAGGTGGTG tTGGAATCCCCACAATAAAATGGTGCGGTTCGGAAGGTGACTATAATGTTATGGTGATGGAACTACTCGGCCCATCACTTGAAgatcttttcaatttttgctctcgaaaattttcgttaaaaactGTTCTACTACTCGCTGATCAATTG ATAAGCAGAACGGATTACATTCATAGTCGAAATTTCATCCACCGGGATATCAAACCTGACAATTTTCTCATGGGCTTGGGAAAGAAAGGAAATCTTGTATATATCATAGATTTCGGTCTGGCCAAAAAGTATCGAGATGGTCGGACGCACATGCACATACCTtatcgagaaaataaaaacctcACAGGAACTGCCAG atACGCAAGTATAAATACACATTTGGGAATTGAACAATCACGGAGAGATGATCTTGAATCGTTAGGTTATGTCCTGATGTATTTTAATCGGGGAAGTCTCCCTTGGCAGGGGCTTAAGGCAGCTACGAAGAGACAAAAATATGAACGTatctcagaaaaaaaaatgtctactCCTATAGAAGAGCTGTGCAAGGGTTATCCTG CCGAATTCTCAACGTATTTGAGGTACTGTAGGCAACTTCGTTTTGAAGAGCGACCGGATTACTCATACCTGCGTCAGTTATTTCGCACATTGTTTCATAGTCAGGGATTTACTTACGACTATGTTTTTGACTGGAACATGTTGAAGTTTGGTAACGCCAGGCAACCCGCACAGCCCTCGGCCCAACAGCCACCTAGCCACTCACAGCCCACTAATGTGGCACCTCCTAGTGGGACCAACAATGATCAGGAACATCGCTCAAG TTCCAGGCCTTATACACGACAATGTCTGGCAAATGCATTGGGTCTCGGTCCTGCGGGTCCAACAGTTGGCACTTCTAGTCGTCGCCAAAAACATGAGACGATGGACGCACGCGGTGATCAGGACAATCAGGACAAGAGCGACCTCCAAG acTGA
- the LOC124212594 gene encoding casein kinase I isoform X11, translated as MELRVGNKYRLGRKIGSGSFGDIYLGTNISTGEEVAIKLECIKTRHPQLHIESKFYKMMQGGVGIPTIKWCGSEGDYNVMVMELLGPSLEDLFNFCSRKFSLKTVLLLADQLISRTDYIHSRNFIHRDIKPDNFLMGLGKKGNLVYIIDFGLAKKYRDGRTHMHIPYRENKNLTGTARYASINTHLGIEQSRRDDLESLGYVLMYFNRGSLPWQGLKAATKRQKYERISEKKMSTPIEELCKGYPAEFSTYLRYCRQLRFEERPDYSYLRQLFRTLFHSQGFTYDYVFDWNMLKFGNARQPAQPSAQQPPSHSQPTNVAPPSGTNNDQEHRSSSRPYTRQCLANALGLGPAGPTVGTSSRRQKHETMDARGDQDNQDKSDLQGSCRKLVNVFQKMRTQDT; from the exons atggaGCTACGCGTAGGGAACAAGTATAGGCTCGGGCGGAAAATCGGGAGCGGTTCCTTCGGTGATATTTATCTAG GGACGAACATTTCCACGGGTGAGGAAGTCGCCATAAAGCTAGAATGCATAAAAACAAGGCATCCCCAGCTCCATATAGAgtcgaaattttacaaaatgatGCAAGGTGGTG tTGGAATCCCCACAATAAAATGGTGCGGTTCGGAAGGTGACTATAATGTTATGGTGATGGAACTACTCGGCCCATCACTTGAAgatcttttcaatttttgctctcgaaaattttcgttaaaaactGTTCTACTACTCGCTGATCAATTG ATAAGCAGAACGGATTACATTCATAGTCGAAATTTCATCCACCGGGATATCAAACCTGACAATTTTCTCATGGGCTTGGGAAAGAAAGGAAATCTTGTATATATCATAGATTTCGGTCTGGCCAAAAAGTATCGAGATGGTCGGACGCACATGCACATACCTtatcgagaaaataaaaacctcACAGGAACTGCCAG atACGCAAGTATAAATACACATTTGGGAATTGAACAATCACGGAGAGATGATCTTGAATCGTTAGGTTATGTCCTGATGTATTTTAATCGGGGAAGTCTCCCTTGGCAGGGGCTTAAGGCAGCTACGAAGAGACAAAAATATGAACGTatctcagaaaaaaaaatgtctactCCTATAGAAGAGCTGTGCAAGGGTTATCCTG CCGAATTCTCAACGTATTTGAGGTACTGTAGGCAACTTCGTTTTGAAGAGCGACCGGATTACTCATACCTGCGTCAGTTATTTCGCACATTGTTTCATAGTCAGGGATTTACTTACGACTATGTTTTTGACTGGAACATGTTGAAGTTTGGTAACGCCAGGCAACCCGCACAGCCCTCGGCCCAACAGCCACCTAGCCACTCACAGCCCACTAATGTGGCACCTCCTAGTGGGACCAACAATGATCAGGAACATCGCTCAAG TTCCAGGCCTTATACACGACAATGTCTGGCAAATGCATTGGGTCTCGGTCCTGCGGGTCCAACAGTTGGCACTTCTAGTCGTCGCCAAAAACATGAGACGATGGACGCACGCGGTGATCAGGACAATCAGGACAAGAGCGACCTCCAAG GATCCTGTCGAAAATTGGTAAACGTATTCCAAAAGATGAGGACTCAAGACACGTAG